A genomic region of Chryseobacterium sp. KACC 21268 contains the following coding sequences:
- a CDS encoding BatD family protein, with translation MIKKNLYILFLLASGFSFAQVNLYSEVNTQDFRVNTPITFTIVLEIFGEDLIQETPMKLPDFSKFNYDYASEQNTLIDPVKKIRINQMVYQFLLNPKQTGNIKIGSALVKINGKMYKTEPIDIFVKEAEKKAVATTNPAKNMYLNMQLEEREVYKDEPAVVVLKAFSRNISNFRHLEPAKFEPARNLAIRSIANFDESIEDSENDYSAQIVGMFVIIPKVSGVMEVPPMEVPFTNHKNVLVSNKAKLNVKRLPAGAPENFKNAVGKYDLKIEMIDKGKENFEINKAFNISVKLSGNGNLSPAIVPKILPSPDYEVFEPKIINNSIATVNGIEGNVEAQYVIIPKKRGDLKIATEDFSYFDPKEEKYVELGSKFLALNTVNAQDIANAKTTLQKVNEYTNNVLEKVDSPVLSTQKLKVKEHKDISWMVIFGNLFIVGSGAMLFLYFNKKIKDKRKLDVEKKKIASRPIVNIAETEAMLKNNVSFDVDSHFNYLQRTIDGGETSQFFQGFEDLRADADQYCKTRFSSDFKDYLKHNFGQGAVEKYNQLITKINIEKYSPYSTKDNQTELLNEIEEVYKKL, from the coding sequence ATGATAAAGAAAAATTTATACATATTATTCCTCTTAGCATCGGGTTTTTCCTTTGCTCAGGTTAATCTTTATTCGGAGGTTAATACGCAGGATTTCCGTGTCAATACGCCAATTACCTTCACAATTGTGCTGGAGATTTTTGGTGAAGATCTAATACAGGAAACGCCTATGAAACTTCCAGATTTTTCAAAATTTAATTACGACTATGCTTCCGAGCAAAATACCTTGATTGATCCAGTAAAGAAGATCAGAATAAATCAAATGGTGTATCAGTTTTTGCTGAATCCAAAACAAACCGGGAATATAAAAATAGGCTCTGCACTTGTAAAGATCAACGGAAAAATGTACAAAACAGAACCGATTGATATCTTTGTAAAAGAAGCAGAAAAAAAAGCTGTAGCCACTACTAATCCGGCAAAAAATATGTATCTCAATATGCAGCTGGAAGAGCGGGAAGTTTATAAAGATGAGCCTGCTGTGGTTGTGTTAAAAGCTTTTTCCAGAAATATTTCTAATTTTCGTCATCTTGAGCCTGCTAAATTCGAACCTGCGAGAAATCTTGCCATACGATCCATTGCCAACTTCGATGAGTCGATAGAAGATTCTGAGAATGATTATTCTGCACAGATTGTAGGTATGTTTGTCATCATCCCAAAAGTTTCTGGTGTAATGGAAGTTCCGCCGATGGAAGTTCCGTTTACAAATCATAAAAATGTTTTGGTTTCGAATAAAGCCAAGCTCAATGTGAAAAGATTGCCGGCAGGTGCACCTGAAAATTTCAAGAATGCGGTCGGAAAATATGATCTGAAGATAGAAATGATTGACAAAGGAAAAGAGAATTTCGAGATCAACAAAGCCTTCAATATTTCTGTAAAACTTTCCGGCAACGGAAATCTTTCGCCAGCCATTGTTCCGAAGATCTTACCTTCTCCAGATTACGAGGTCTTTGAACCGAAGATCATTAATAATTCGATTGCGACAGTGAATGGGATCGAAGGGAATGTGGAAGCGCAATATGTCATCATCCCTAAAAAAAGAGGCGACCTGAAAATTGCAACAGAAGATTTTTCCTACTTCGATCCAAAAGAAGAAAAATATGTGGAGTTGGGATCTAAGTTTCTAGCCTTAAACACCGTAAATGCTCAAGATATCGCCAATGCCAAAACAACTTTGCAAAAGGTAAACGAGTACACCAACAATGTTTTGGAAAAGGTGGATTCGCCTGTTTTGAGCACTCAAAAACTGAAGGTGAAAGAACATAAGGATATCAGCTGGATGGTGATCTTCGGTAATCTTTTCATTGTAGGAAGTGGTGCAATGCTGTTCCTCTATTTTAATAAAAAGATCAAAGACAAAAGGAAACTTGACGTTGAAAAGAAGAAAATAGCATCAAGACCTATTGTCAATATTGCGGAAACCGAGGCGATGTTGAAAAACAATGTTTCATTCGATGTAGATTCTCATTTCAATTATCTTCAAAGAACCATCGACGGTGGCGAAACTTCACAGTTCTTCCAAGGTTTTGAAGATTTGAGAGCAGATGCGGATCAATATTGCAAAACCAGATTTTCATCGGATTTTAAAGATTATTTGAAACACAATTTTGGACAAGGTGCAGTCGAAAAATATAACCAATTGATTACCAAAATAAATATCGAAAAATATTCGCCTTATTCTACCAAAGACAACCAAACCGAGCTTTTGAACGAAATAGAAGAAGTCTACAAAAAACTTTAG
- a CDS encoding ATP-binding cassette domain-containing protein, translating into MEKILEVKNLTKKFKQIAVNNISFDVEKGNVYGLLGPNGSGKSTTFGMLLSTINPTSGSWKWFGKEGTDTDTLKKIGAIIEQPNFYPYLSAEKNLEIVATIKGVSIQRIDQVLETVNLLARKKDAFSSYSLGMKQRLAIASALLANPEVLILDEPTNGLDPEGIIQIRDIINSIANSGTTIIVASHLLDEIEKICSHVIVLKHGTAIYSGSVDAMSNTKGFFELKSDDISALISALNSLNIFSSVKEKDQLVIAQISEDISASELNKKLFEKGVFLSHLMKKKESLETQFLELVKQSNS; encoded by the coding sequence ATGGAGAAAATTCTGGAAGTCAAAAACCTGACCAAGAAATTCAAACAGATTGCCGTCAATAATATTTCCTTTGATGTAGAAAAAGGAAATGTTTATGGACTTTTAGGGCCAAATGGCAGCGGAAAATCTACAACATTCGGGATGCTGCTTTCTACCATCAATCCTACTTCTGGAAGCTGGAAGTGGTTCGGAAAAGAAGGCACAGATACGGATACTTTGAAGAAAATTGGAGCAATTATCGAGCAACCCAACTTTTATCCTTACCTGAGTGCAGAGAAAAATCTGGAAATTGTAGCGACAATTAAGGGTGTTTCTATCCAAAGAATAGATCAGGTTTTGGAAACTGTCAATCTCTTGGCGCGTAAAAAAGATGCTTTCTCGTCTTATTCACTGGGAATGAAGCAGCGACTGGCTATTGCATCAGCACTACTTGCAAATCCCGAAGTCCTGATTCTTGATGAGCCTACAAACGGTCTTGATCCGGAAGGAATTATTCAGATTAGAGATATTATTAATTCAATTGCAAACTCAGGAACTACAATCATCGTCGCAAGTCATCTCTTGGACGAGATTGAGAAGATCTGCAGTCACGTTATAGTTTTGAAACACGGAACAGCAATCTATTCCGGTTCTGTAGATGCAATGAGCAACACGAAAGGATTTTTTGAATTGAAGTCTGACGACATAAGTGCATTGATTTCTGCTCTGAATAGTTTGAATATTTTCTCGAGCGTCAAAGAAAAGGATCAATTGGTCATTGCTCAGATTTCAGAAGATATTTCGGCTTCTGAACTTAATAAAAAACTATTTGAAAAAGGTGTTTTTCTATCTCACCTAATGAAGAAAAAAGAAAGCCTCGAGACTCAATTCCTAGAACTTGTAAAACAATCCAACTCATGA
- a CDS encoding MarC family protein, producing MEFLEEFSIKETMTAFMVLFAVIDILGSVPIIVSLRQKFGKIESEKAAIVAGLLMISFLFIGNNILKFIGVDVNSFAIAGAFVIFIIAIEMILGIEIHKTNQPQAASIVPIAFPLIAGAGTLTTTLSLRAEYHDINIICGIVLNTILVYAVLRLAPWIEKKLGEGSLQVLQKVFGIILLAISIKLFTANFAQLFQNYIHF from the coding sequence ATGGAGTTTTTAGAAGAATTTTCGATCAAGGAAACGATGACAGCTTTTATGGTTTTGTTCGCTGTTATTGATATTTTGGGTTCAGTGCCGATTATCGTTTCACTTCGTCAAAAATTCGGGAAGATAGAGTCGGAGAAGGCAGCAATTGTTGCCGGATTACTGATGATCTCCTTTCTTTTCATTGGGAATAATATTTTGAAATTCATTGGTGTAGATGTCAATTCATTTGCAATTGCAGGTGCTTTCGTTATTTTCATCATCGCAATAGAAATGATCCTTGGCATAGAGATACATAAAACGAACCAACCTCAAGCTGCATCTATCGTTCCTATCGCGTTTCCTTTGATTGCAGGCGCAGGAACATTGACCACAACATTGTCATTAAGAGCAGAATATCACGATATCAACATTATCTGCGGGATTGTCCTCAACACGATCTTGGTCTATGCTGTTTTGAGATTAGCACCTTGGATAGAGAAAAAATTGGGAGAAGGGTCACTTCAGGTTTTGCAAAAAGTTTTCGGAATTATCCTTTTGGCGATCTCTATTAAATTATTTACCGCTAACTTTGCACAGCTATTTCAGAACTATATTCATTTTTAA
- a CDS encoding ATP-binding protein: protein MIQNITEFSKQLDISEESIKQFIQDFDLEISECLSPTLNITQNFERFATENQKFLKNYEKDLNEEKTADEIAERIHQPKEKVEQIIQNKLPNVYDNGLFKSSISTFGIDNQLGGNYNFIYNYFGNKTELKQRDFIGYRDLFFYISDMLEPFLNPEQSANWGIQKAAGIIVYGPPGSGKFFWAKKIAELIDFDFFEVRQSQLKSILINDRKINFDEYLSQMLKKDKAILFLENFDDIMMQRTENQALTTDYEEVKESTLHHIEKFQKENILMVGSAKELQGIESEILAPGRFDVLIPIFPPNKQERAEMLLFNMTKNLNENATLLKILKHNNADQLPFWQETAGKMKVFSNTMIVDFTQSLKKRIRSLYLKNKTESIDIGNGIIEASLKESASKLTGDYLNNVLEFLSEAETNSYDRFTIRISDLKEELETYKAKGEPVRTIGFHTKD from the coding sequence ATGATTCAGAATATCACAGAATTTTCCAAGCAACTGGATATTTCCGAGGAAAGCATCAAGCAGTTCATTCAGGATTTTGATCTTGAAATCTCCGAATGCCTTTCGCCGACACTCAATATTACCCAAAATTTCGAAAGATTTGCAACAGAAAATCAGAAATTTCTAAAAAACTATGAAAAAGATTTGAATGAGGAAAAAACAGCGGACGAAATCGCAGAAAGAATTCACCAGCCCAAAGAAAAGGTTGAACAGATCATACAAAATAAATTACCGAACGTTTATGACAATGGTCTTTTCAAATCATCCATTTCAACTTTCGGAATAGACAATCAACTTGGAGGCAATTATAATTTTATCTATAATTATTTCGGAAACAAAACAGAACTTAAGCAAAGAGATTTTATAGGTTACAGAGATTTGTTTTTCTATATTTCTGATATGTTGGAACCTTTTCTGAATCCAGAACAGTCCGCAAACTGGGGCATACAGAAAGCAGCAGGAATCATTGTGTATGGTCCGCCGGGAAGCGGCAAATTTTTCTGGGCGAAGAAAATTGCAGAGTTGATAGATTTTGATTTTTTTGAAGTACGCCAATCACAACTCAAGTCAATCCTCATCAATGATAGAAAAATAAACTTTGATGAATATCTTTCTCAAATGCTCAAAAAAGACAAAGCGATTTTGTTTCTGGAAAACTTTGATGATATAATGATGCAGAGAACCGAAAATCAAGCGTTAACTACTGACTATGAAGAAGTAAAGGAAAGTACACTCCATCACATAGAAAAGTTCCAAAAGGAAAATATTTTGATGGTAGGTTCCGCAAAAGAATTACAAGGCATTGAATCTGAAATTCTGGCTCCGGGAAGATTCGATGTCCTGATTCCAATTTTTCCTCCCAATAAACAGGAGCGCGCAGAAATGCTGCTTTTCAATATGACAAAAAATCTGAATGAAAATGCGACGCTGCTCAAAATCCTAAAACACAACAATGCAGATCAACTTCCTTTTTGGCAGGAAACTGCGGGAAAGATGAAAGTATTTTCCAATACGATGATTGTGGACTTCACACAGAGTCTTAAAAAAAGAATCCGAAGCTTGTACTTGAAAAACAAAACAGAAAGTATTGATATAGGAAACGGCATTATAGAAGCATCTTTGAAAGAATCTGCATCCAAATTAACCGGTGATTATCTCAACAACGTTCTGGAATTTTTATCCGAAGCTGAAACTAATTCTTATGATCGTTTTACAATAAGAATAAGTGATCTCAAAGAAGAACTGGAAACTTACAAAGCGAAAGGCGAACCTGTCAGAACCATTGGTTTCCATACAAAAGACTAA
- a CDS encoding ABC transporter permease, with protein MIRLLKLEYLKNLNYKPFKIFAGLYFIVLIALLYVGLVDFDLFGNNINLKEQGMYDFPGVWNFTTYIVGLLKIFLGCIIVFSICQEFSNRMFKQNLIDGLSREEFIFSKLLTILIFTFFSTVIVFVMAFILGKSYSTTQESDLIFKEAYFVFNYFLKLFSFFSLLMFLSVLFRKSIFVFLGLFMFWFVEKFLIFIESVGVMRNINELQRAQILNTKVFYTDYLPLESMGNLIPNPLVRTNMAKLLGMQFKFEYPVESVIACLIWSIVFLLASYYVLKKRDW; from the coding sequence ATGATAAGATTATTAAAATTAGAATATCTCAAAAACCTAAATTACAAACCGTTCAAGATTTTTGCAGGATTGTACTTTATTGTTTTGATTGCATTGCTGTATGTTGGATTGGTAGATTTTGATCTGTTTGGAAATAATATTAACTTGAAAGAACAAGGGATGTACGACTTTCCCGGCGTTTGGAATTTCACAACTTACATTGTAGGATTACTAAAAATTTTCCTTGGATGTATTATCGTATTCTCTATCTGTCAAGAATTTAGCAATAGAATGTTCAAGCAAAATCTAATTGATGGATTGAGTAGGGAAGAATTTATTTTTTCTAAACTATTAACTATACTGATTTTTACATTTTTCTCAACCGTCATCGTTTTTGTAATGGCTTTTATTTTAGGTAAAAGTTATTCAACAACACAGGAGAGCGATTTGATATTTAAAGAAGCTTACTTTGTTTTCAATTACTTTCTGAAGTTATTTAGCTTCTTTTCATTATTGATGTTTCTTTCAGTTCTTTTTAGGAAATCAATTTTTGTGTTTTTAGGATTATTTATGTTCTGGTTTGTTGAGAAATTCTTAATATTTATCGAGTCAGTAGGAGTAATGAGAAATATTAATGAACTGCAGCGTGCTCAGATTCTTAATACAAAAGTTTTCTACACAGATTATTTGCCGTTAGAAAGCATGGGAAATCTTATTCCAAATCCATTAGTAAGAACAAATATGGCAAAACTTTTAGGCATGCAATTCAAATTTGAATATCCTGTAGAAAGTGTCATTGCTTGTCTGATTTGGTCAATTGTTTTTCTATTGGCTAGCTATTACGTTTTAAAGAAAAGAGACTGGTAG
- a CDS encoding tetratricopeptide repeat protein, which yields MNFKFTLVLISILISSQFLVAQKSYNALVYEGNKKFDAKEYDASSSKYLEAIAEKNNSYAAHYNLGNALYKSKKYEEATAEYEKAAKYTKSKFEKAAALYNMGNVSIQSNNPEKAADYYKQALKQDPYNEAIRKNYEIAMLKDKQKKDQQKQKENKGKGGDKNQKNSDDSDKGNQKKNQQDGKGDSQKGNDQGKPNQPKKEENKIPEEAERQILKDMENREKETARRILNKKSNSMPQSNEKDW from the coding sequence ATGAATTTTAAGTTTACTTTAGTCCTAATTTCTATCTTGATTTCCTCGCAATTTCTCGTTGCGCAGAAAAGTTATAATGCATTGGTGTACGAAGGTAATAAGAAATTTGATGCCAAGGAGTACGATGCTTCCTCTTCAAAATATCTTGAAGCTATTGCTGAAAAAAATAATAGTTATGCTGCTCACTACAACTTAGGAAATGCACTGTACAAAAGCAAAAAATACGAAGAAGCAACCGCTGAATATGAGAAAGCTGCAAAGTACACCAAAAGCAAGTTCGAGAAGGCTGCAGCGCTCTACAATATGGGAAATGTCTCCATCCAGTCCAATAACCCGGAAAAAGCTGCTGACTATTACAAACAAGCGTTGAAGCAAGATCCTTACAACGAAGCAATCCGAAAGAATTACGAAATAGCAATGCTGAAAGACAAGCAAAAAAAAGATCAGCAGAAACAGAAAGAAAACAAAGGAAAAGGCGGCGACAAGAATCAAAAAAATAGTGATGATTCTGATAAGGGCAACCAAAAGAAGAATCAACAAGATGGTAAAGGCGATAGCCAAAAAGGGAATGACCAGGGAAAGCCAAACCAGCCTAAGAAAGAAGAAAATAAAATACCAGAAGAAGCAGAAAGACAAATCCTGAAAGACATGGAAAATCGGGAAAAAGAAACTGCCAGAAGAATTTTAAATAAAAAATCTAACTCTATGCCGCAAAGCAATGAGAAAGATTGGTAA
- a CDS encoding peptide-N-glycosidase F-related protein, with amino-acid sequence MKKKLFFAVAGLVTNSLFMAQNVSVFNDVPFYSMYHYLGEGQTMPPEAFSQIPAGAIRLHAYEQDIISRKLTDSEIASIGSSVTMNIKLIAACDNYDRIAGVNLVLVPKGSTTYTFNQANIKRIEIGRFITPFMNKNAAIKEVPYSYKVDNIASILHDSALSSTYDFWIEFRADGYSAAANTEVAGCADRTDVFRGNLEFVSTGTATSTQNFFLPISYRDNLNNYNATDVPGQTTRLVTFTLDQAVPNAVLHLTTSNHGSNSGGEEYVKRVHNVYLDDQLVHQYIPGGKNCEDYRQYNTQGNGIYGTTAKTLRGWISWNNWCPGDVIPNREVNLGNLPAGTHTIKLDVPTAVFASQQGYFPISMYIQNQKSGEVICTAPYDFKITNQVNTTVDIAWKEKENATEWQTLWGRRGVFTAAGAEVYRDISNEPKDSRSDLNLNWIYETYVKSKCSNEQSSVWYGPLYSTQVRLGTDDIENKKISVYPNPTKDFVNINSTSKVSKVTVFAADGKQLLEDSTTKINVSKLASGVYLMKIDFADGKSSTQKIVKQ; translated from the coding sequence ATGAAGAAAAAACTATTTTTTGCAGTTGCAGGACTTGTGACGAATTCCCTTTTCATGGCTCAAAACGTTTCAGTTTTCAATGACGTTCCGTTTTACAGTATGTACCACTATTTGGGAGAAGGACAGACGATGCCACCAGAAGCTTTTTCGCAGATTCCCGCCGGTGCCATCCGCTTACATGCCTACGAACAAGACATCATTTCCCGTAAATTAACGGATTCGGAAATTGCCTCCATTGGAAGTAGTGTTACTATGAACATCAAACTGATCGCTGCTTGTGATAACTACGACAGAATTGCGGGTGTCAATTTGGTATTAGTCCCAAAGGGAAGTACAACTTATACCTTCAATCAGGCAAATATTAAAAGGATTGAAATTGGACGTTTCATTACACCTTTTATGAATAAAAACGCAGCTATTAAAGAAGTTCCTTACAGTTACAAAGTGGATAATATAGCAAGCATCCTGCACGATTCTGCTCTCTCATCTACCTACGATTTTTGGATTGAGTTCCGTGCAGATGGTTACTCAGCAGCAGCAAATACAGAAGTTGCCGGTTGCGCAGACAGAACAGATGTCTTCCGTGGCAATCTAGAATTTGTATCTACAGGAACCGCTACAAGTACACAGAATTTCTTTTTGCCTATTTCTTACCGAGATAATCTTAACAATTACAACGCAACAGATGTTCCGGGACAGACAACGAGATTGGTAACTTTCACATTAGACCAAGCTGTTCCCAATGCTGTTCTGCATTTGACAACTTCTAACCATGGCTCTAACTCAGGAGGCGAAGAATATGTGAAGAGAGTTCATAATGTTTATCTGGATGATCAATTGGTTCATCAATACATTCCAGGTGGTAAAAACTGCGAGGATTACAGACAGTACAACACACAAGGCAACGGAATCTATGGTACTACAGCCAAAACATTGAGAGGCTGGATCTCCTGGAACAACTGGTGTCCGGGCGACGTCATCCCAAATCGTGAAGTAAATCTTGGTAATCTTCCTGCCGGAACACACACAATTAAACTAGATGTTCCTACTGCTGTTTTCGCATCACAGCAAGGATATTTCCCAATATCAATGTATATTCAAAATCAAAAAAGCGGAGAAGTAATCTGTACTGCACCTTATGATTTCAAAATTACAAATCAGGTGAATACAACGGTAGATATTGCGTGGAAAGAAAAGGAGAACGCAACCGAATGGCAGACACTTTGGGGCAGAAGAGGTGTTTTCACAGCTGCCGGTGCGGAAGTTTATCGTGATATCAGCAACGAACCAAAAGATTCCAGAAGTGATCTCAACCTGAACTGGATCTACGAAACTTACGTAAAATCTAAATGTTCTAATGAACAAAGCAGCGTTTGGTATGGACCACTTTACTCAACTCAAGTCAGATTGGGAACAGACGATATTGAAAACAAAAAAATATCTGTCTATCCAAATCCGACCAAGGATTTTGTAAACATCAACAGTACTTCAAAAGTTTCCAAAGTAACCGTTTTTGCGGCTGATGGCAAACAACTTTTGGAAGATTCTACTACCAAAATTAATGTTTCGAAATTAGCGTCAGGCGTTTACCTTATGAAAATTGATTTCGCTGACGGAAAATCATCGACTCAGAAAATTGTAAAACAGTAA
- a CDS encoding long-chain fatty acid--CoA ligase, producing MEVKRIFDIPYYSKANFEKDDFVCDKRNGKWEKVSTDQYINITNQLSRALLEYGLKKGDKIALITSTNRVEWCFFDQAALQIGLVTVPIYPSISSEDCVYNLENSDSKVCIVSDEKLFEKINSIKDQLPDLKEIFTFDDVSGAKNWKELFDLGKENDNQKEVDDIKDSISEDELASIIYTSGTTGRPKGVMLTHKNIVSDVLGCEDRVPHKDSKNRALSFLPLCHVYERMILYLFTTNGISIYFAESNEKLSENLKEVKPQYLTVVPRMIEKVFDAINKRGTESGGIKAKIFLWSLKIAEKYKLGSSKSLSHIIADKLVFSKWREGLGGNLITLVSGSAALSKRLNTMFHAAGIPILEGYGLTETSPVIAVNSFGHTKIGSVGRPIENIEVKIQEDGEITVKGPTVTQGYYKDEEKTKEAFTDDGYFKTGDIGMLDEDNFLFITDRKKEMFKTSGGKYVAPQVIENLAKASQFIEQIMVVGDGEKMPTALVQPDFEYAKTWASKNKINIGTSPEEIANSKELKDEIQKELEKINSHLGKWEQVKKIELTPEVWTENNGLLTPTLKLKRKVVKERFNDLYEKLYDR from the coding sequence ATGGAAGTAAAAAGGATTTTCGACATTCCTTATTATTCGAAAGCCAATTTCGAGAAAGATGATTTTGTCTGTGACAAAAGAAATGGGAAATGGGAAAAAGTGTCAACAGATCAATATATCAATATTACCAATCAGCTTTCCAGAGCACTTCTGGAATATGGCTTGAAAAAAGGTGATAAAATAGCGCTCATTACTTCTACCAATCGTGTAGAATGGTGTTTTTTTGATCAGGCCGCTTTACAGATCGGATTGGTTACGGTTCCAATTTATCCTTCAATCTCAAGTGAAGATTGTGTTTACAATCTTGAAAATTCTGATTCCAAGGTTTGTATTGTTTCCGATGAAAAACTGTTCGAGAAAATCAATTCTATCAAAGATCAACTTCCTGATCTAAAAGAAATTTTCACTTTTGATGATGTTTCTGGCGCAAAAAATTGGAAAGAACTCTTTGACCTAGGAAAAGAAAATGACAATCAAAAAGAAGTTGATGATATCAAAGATTCGATTTCTGAGGATGAATTGGCTTCCATCATTTATACTTCCGGAACAACTGGGAGACCAAAAGGTGTGATGCTGACTCATAAAAACATCGTTTCCGATGTTCTTGGGTGCGAAGACAGAGTGCCGCACAAGGATTCCAAAAACAGAGCCTTAAGCTTTCTTCCGCTGTGTCACGTTTACGAACGAATGATTCTTTATCTTTTCACGACCAACGGAATTTCTATTTATTTTGCCGAAAGCAATGAGAAGTTGAGTGAAAATCTGAAAGAAGTGAAACCTCAATATTTGACCGTCGTTCCAAGAATGATCGAAAAAGTTTTTGATGCGATCAACAAAAGAGGAACAGAATCTGGTGGAATTAAAGCTAAAATATTCCTGTGGTCACTTAAGATTGCAGAGAAATATAAATTGGGAAGTTCAAAATCCTTGTCACATATCATTGCGGACAAATTGGTCTTCAGCAAATGGAGAGAAGGTTTGGGTGGAAATCTGATTACATTGGTGTCTGGCTCTGCAGCATTATCCAAAAGACTGAACACGATGTTTCACGCCGCAGGAATTCCGATTCTGGAAGGTTATGGCTTGACGGAAACTTCGCCAGTGATTGCGGTCAACAGTTTTGGTCACACCAAGATCGGCTCCGTGGGAAGACCGATTGAAAACATCGAGGTGAAGATCCAGGAAGATGGTGAGATCACGGTGAAAGGTCCGACTGTCACGCAAGGTTATTACAAAGACGAGGAAAAAACCAAGGAAGCCTTTACGGATGATGGCTACTTCAAAACTGGCGATATCGGAATGTTGGATGAGGATAATTTCCTCTTTATCACAGACAGAAAGAAAGAAATGTTCAAAACATCGGGCGGAAAATATGTTGCGCCGCAAGTAATTGAAAATTTGGCAAAAGCTTCACAATTCATCGAGCAAATAATGGTGGTTGGTGATGGCGAAAAAATGCCGACCGCGCTTGTTCAACCGGATTTTGAATATGCAAAAACTTGGGCCTCCAAGAATAAGATCAATATCGGAACTTCACCTGAAGAGATTGCTAATTCCAAAGAACTGAAAGATGAGATACAAAAAGAACTTGAAAAAATAAATTCACATCTTGGCAAATGGGAGCAAGTCAAAAAAATCGAGTTGACGCCAGAAGTCTGGACCGAAAACAATGGTTTGCTCACTCCTACTTTGAAGTTGAAAAGAAAGGTGGTGAAAGAACGTTTCAATGATCTGTATGAGAAACTTTATGATAGGTAA
- a CDS encoding SPFH domain-containing protein yields the protein MIYIGIIVFFGLITLFASFFTVKQETAALVERLGKFHSARHAGLHLKIPFIDQISKRMNLRIQQLDVLIDTKTLDNVFVKMKISVQFQVIRTQVADAYYRLESPHDQITSYVFDVVRAEVPKLKLDDVFLKKDDIAVAVKAELQEAMQSYGYDIIKALVTDIDPDDQVKHAMNRINAAEREKTAAEYESEAQRIRIVAVAKAEAESKKLQGQGIADQRREIAKGLEESVKMLNVAGISAHEASALIVVTQHYDTLHSIGANNRSNLVLLPNTPTAASSLLNDLVSAMAVSKKIEDVDDGKPRR from the coding sequence ATGATTTATATAGGAATAATAGTATTCTTTGGATTGATTACACTTTTCGCTTCATTTTTCACTGTTAAGCAGGAAACTGCAGCGTTGGTAGAGCGCTTAGGGAAATTTCATTCTGCAAGGCATGCCGGTTTGCACCTCAAAATCCCTTTCATCGATCAGATTTCTAAGAGAATGAATCTAAGAATTCAGCAATTGGATGTCTTGATTGATACCAAAACTCTGGATAACGTTTTCGTGAAAATGAAGATTTCTGTGCAATTTCAAGTTATCAGAACGCAAGTTGCAGATGCCTATTACAGATTAGAAAGTCCGCACGATCAGATTACTTCTTATGTTTTTGATGTGGTAAGGGCAGAAGTTCCAAAATTGAAGTTAGATGATGTTTTCCTTAAAAAAGATGATATAGCAGTTGCTGTGAAAGCTGAACTTCAGGAAGCTATGCAAAGTTACGGTTATGATATCATCAAAGCCTTGGTGACAGATATTGATCCAGATGATCAGGTAAAGCACGCGATGAATAGGATCAACGCTGCTGAACGTGAAAAAACCGCAGCGGAGTACGAATCTGAGGCACAGAGAATCCGAATCGTAGCCGTTGCAAAAGCAGAAGCGGAATCTAAAAAATTACAAGGACAGGGTATCGCAGACCAGAGAAGAGAAATCGCCAAAGGTTTGGAAGAATCTGTGAAAATGCTGAATGTTGCCGGTATCAGTGCGCACGAAGCATCAGCTCTTATCGTAGTGACACAGCATTATGATACGCTGCATTCCATTGGTGCAAATAACAGGTCGAATCTTGTGCTATTGCCAAATACGCCAACTGCGGCCAGCTCACTACTGAACGATTTGGTTTCTGCAATGGCAGTTTCCAAAAAAATTGAAGATGTGGATGATGGGAAACCTCGCCGATAG